The genomic stretch TCCTTTGAAGCAATTTACCAAGCTTAAAATATTACACTTGATTCCAGGAATATATAATACATCTTTAATTAAAGAATGCTCACCATTCTTTCTCTTGATTGATACGTCACCAATCCCCTATGCTGCTAGTGTGCTGTCATCAGCGAATTTCACCTCATTCTTCATGGCTTGATTGATTTTTACAAATCAATCATTCCTTCATGTCATGTGAGTTGAGCACCCAGAGTCAAGGTACCATTGATCGTTGCATTCTGCATATTCTCTTATAGTCACCATCACATTTTCAGTTGAAGGTAATCGATTATTGTGGGCTTGTAACCGGTTGCAACTTCCTTCTGCCACATCTGATAATCAATTACTAACAAAGCATAACTGATTATCATTGCATCCTGTATTTCTTTCTGCTTTAGTGATCACCATCAATAGTGCACTCTCATCATCATTCTCTTGCCTTGCAAACTTTACCTCAACTTCTTATGAATCTTTCTTGTTGGAATTACATTCACTAGAAAAATGTTCAAACTTTTAACAATTATAGCATTGAATATTATTCTTATCAACTTCCTTCCTTCATTTTCTTCATGTACTGTTACCACCTTTGTAATTGTTTGATCCACCATCTTTGAATTAGCTGCTTTCACCTTTTTGGAATGTTGAATTGTTGGAATTTTGGGAGTCCATTTCATCATTGTTTTGATAGTTTCCTCTACCTATATTCATGGACCACTTTCTCTTCACCTTATTGTCTCTTCAAACTAAACAGACTTGCAAAGCAATCTCATCATTTGTCTTGTCAACATTTCTCTCATCCATTCTATGCCCATGAGCTTAAAGAGAATTTTACAACTCTTCTTTGCTCATGGTTGAAAGATCCTTGGATTTCTTAATTGAAACCACTACATTAACGAATCTTGATGTTAAATATCTCAAAATTTTACCAACCACATACTGCTCAATCTCGAAAACATTTCCACACACTTAGTGTTTAATCAAAGAATCAAATTCTTGATACCAAATATTGGGGTTAGAAACACCAAGTGGAGAATAATGAACAACAATAAAGAGCGTGAGAGAAAGAGGGAGTTTTGAGAAAATGAGAAGAAAAAGTGGTTGTATATTTCATTGATCAACCCAATGACTTATTTACTACATCAAACAATAATCAACCAACTTAACAAAAAACTAATATTTCGAGACAGTAACTGGTTACACATTTTTAATAACCAGTTACGAAAAGCTATTGTCGTAggtggtaatcgattacacaaaAGTGGTAATCGATTATGAGAAACAACTGAATTTGATAGTAATCGATTACACATAAGTGATAACCAGTTACAAGAGCATTCTAGAATTTTTTGTAACCGATTACAGTCTGGAAGTAATCCGTTACGATCACTTAAATTACCATTTTCTCAACAATTTCAAATATTTACTTAATCAGACAATCAATTCAAATTTAACTCGAAAAAATATGTCTATATTTACTATTTAATAACACCTCAATCATAATTAATAACAAGAGATTAAGAATTCACGTAAACAAAAAAGAGATGCAACCTAATTAACCATTAACAAAAAAGAGATGCACCCTAATTAACCATTGACcattaacaaaaaaaaaaaagagatgCACCCTAATTAACCATTGATTCATTATCATACATAAAATATTTTACTTACATTTTCATTTTGTCAACTCAAAGAGTTACCATTCCCAATTAGTATTTAGCACCAACCAACACCCTCTTTCCCTCTATACATATAAATAACATAATAAGCTAGTGTCAAAAATCACGAGGATCGACAAAAATTACATCTGAAAATGATTTATAATCAAACCAATCAAAGGGTCCACATTCCTTCTTCATGTCTTCAAGATTCTTAATGCACCACATGTCTTCTGCCCAAGAAAATTTTCTCCAATGTGGGACAGCTTCCTTAACTGGGTCCCTATGACTAACTTCAGCCACAATGGTCCCACAATCACCATCATCTCTAGCCATATTATGAACAAATCCACATAATGACTTCATAAGTTGTTTTCCATATTTACCCTCCATGTGTAATCCATACATTACATAAACCCCAAATGGCCTAAAAACATTAGGAAATGAAGGTAACCTTAACCATGGCATACATTTATCTAATACTCTTGTACCTACACAACATGCATGTACAAATGGTGACACTCCTTTAACTTGCAATTTGAACACTTCTTTTGTGTTCCACACACTTAATATTGCATAGCTTGGAGGAAAAATACCCTTTTTTAGATCACATTTGTTaaggtattttcttgggatggCCATGAATGTGCCCAAATTAAGCCTGTTTGATAAAATCAAGTCGATATCTTTAGGAAAAAACTCGGAATTGGTGAAAATATGATTGTATATCGGTCCAGATAGACGAGGTGGTAGCCGAAGGACGGAAATATTTGTGTTGATTGGCTTGTAGTGAGCATGAACTGGTTGCACTAGCATTGTTAGTGTTCTGAATTTTGAGTAACCACATTTTTTTGTGAACAAATTGATGGATGGTTCATTTGTACAATCGGTTGCCATATAAGCATACTTAGCCTCTTTTTGCTTGCACCATTCTTCTAAATGTTCAACTAGTTTCGTGCCAATGCCAAATCTCCTACATATGCCAAGATAATATTTTAAACATAAcgtcaaaaaaaaaaaattcactGATCGTGCTGATTAGCATTTCTATTAgttcattaaaaaaaattaacGTAGAAACATAAGTATTAGACTCGACACTAACACGAACACGTTGACACaataataaattgaaaacaatcAATTAATTAAGCGTAAGCATACTTATCGGTGTTGTGTCAACACATATAATCAAAGGTTTTTCTTATGGACCATGTTGTCTATATGAAGAACTTAAAGTGTGAGAAAGTTAAGAAAAAGAATAAGACATGATATCCAATTACTTATGTTTTATAGTAAAAGTAGTGATAGTGGATACATCATTTCATATACATGTGTCAATGACAGAATAGCATGCTTAACTATACTTTATTCATATTTCCATGATACTAGGAACATTAACCTTTTTATATTTCTTACAAAGAATCTAACCCCTCACCACTTCTTTTTCTTATTATCAGAAccaagaaaacacacatcaacTTGGCAAACAGAATAGAAGCAAAAGTTTTGAAATGACTTTTGTGGAAAACTTTGACTCATGCACATTTAACATGTAAAAAGAATCAATCAACAACACTAAGAATTTCTTAACACTTTTAACTAGATAATGTAGAAAAATAACATGAACAAAGACGAAAATCGAACCTGTGTTTCGGAGAGACTCTAAGTCCTAAAACATAAGCAAGTTTTACATAAGCTAGATTTCCTCTTGTAACTGTTTTCACACAACCTCTTATCACTCCAACAACTTCTTCTTCTTCGCCGAATTCAGCAACCTGTTCGAAGAATATATATTAGTTACGATTTACAATTTGTCGCGTTCGTATTAGAATACGTCTATATTCATTGTAACAGAAACGATATCGTATTAGTTACCAGCATGACATGTAACTGAAAGTGACGAATTCTGCAGATAGGATCACCCAATAAGTCAGTGACAAGAGAAGGTTTTCCTCTCTGTCCAACTTCACAAAGTCTCTCCAAATTCTCTACTGCCGCTTTGTGTTTCACTTCATCATACTCTTTTATCACTATCGATGATTCTTCAACTTTCTTTGAGGATGATTTTGGCCAGTTTTCAGCTGCAATCTTCAAAGACATTTTGGTAGTGATTGGTTTCTATGAGCTTTCAAGGCTTCTTCTTGTTGTTGTTATATATATACACATATTAGAATTTAGGACCATTGAAGAATATCAAGACGTGGCACATCCCCTAAGTTTAGTgcactttttttcttttggcaaaataatgaaaaaaattaaaaggGAAAGAAATCTTAGCATGGATTATGTTGTTTCTATTACCTAGTAATGTTACATCATGCATGTGTTCATGTCTTTTGTTTATAGTGAGTAATCCAACACAGCATCTACCTATGGAAAGAAATATTGATAAGATACGAGGGTGGCTTATTGTACCTTTACTATTACTCTCAAATCCTATAAATTTTTAGAAGTGTCTTTTTCGTATCGTCTGAATTTTAAACTCCGAACTTAGCAAGTATTATAAATGAGTTGAAGTTTACATGAAATACACAAAATGCACAACTAATTATGTTCGAATTTTAAAATACGGATGCGTTCGGATTTTTGAAATCTTGACGTATTACATATTGATAGAATCAGAGTTTGACTAAACTCATCCCTAAAAAATCGGCTTATCAGATTGGGTGTCACTGTATATAAATTTTTAGTGGGTTCTACCTTTACTCAACGTGGGACTTGAGTTTTTTCTAATACACCCCCTCACGCCTAACACTATTGGTCTTTGGGCTTGAAGCGTGGATATAAACGATGGATGACCCGAGTTATCGATATATGAGATTTGATTTTTCCAATACGTTCTCTTGCGTCCAACATTTTTTTTTTGGCCTTGATGACATATATAAATGGTGGATGATTCGAATCGATAGGTTCATGATATCATGATAAAATTAAAGTTTAACCTAATTCATCCATACAAAATCATCTTATAAAATGGAGGGTGTCAGTTAATATAAattcttttaaattttttatttttaactAATGTGGAACTTAGATTTTTCCCGATACATAATACAACAAAGTTTAAATTCACAAAAACGCGTCCAAAACTCTGAGCTTTAAACCCTATTTGTGTAGGGTTTAAATTTGACACATGTTCACATTTATAAAAGTGCACAAGGGAGTGAAATATCAAAAATAGATACACTACTTTAGTCATCATGTTCACAAAGTGGAATGGCCACAAAAGAAGTGTGATGTCTTTTTAATAACAATAAACAACAATGACAGAAATATAACAATTTAAGGTAAGGTTTATCTACAGTCAAAATAGTAGGCTAACTATGCTTTAAAATAGTTGTCCTTTTTTTTGTATACTAATGATAGATAAGTAGTTATATCCTATCTAAAATTTCAAGGCATGCATTTTCTCTAAGTTTTAAATGAATGAAACTTTGTCCAATCTTAGAAATAAAATTACATAGGATCAAATTTTACTTATTTAGTCATTTAAAAGGTCATGTGTAGGTGTAGGGACATTACTATTTTTTAGTGTATTTGGTTTTAAATTCAAATGTGATTTTGGTAATAATATATATGCAGCACGTGTTTCTTTTTGGATTGGATTTAAAATATATTTGACATATTTAATATTCGATCTCGAGAGAAACATACTCTTAAGACTCAATTCTTCACCACTAAATCATACCgacataaaaaaaaattaaataataaaatatattaaaaattataGTTAACCTAAACAAAACTAGGCTTATGATGACAAGTGTTTGAAAACAAAAACCCTTATCTTAATACTTTGCTTTCACCAATTATTGAGGTAAGTTGTAAGAAAGCATGCCTCCACCACGTTTTTTGGTGAACATGTGGGAATGTGATGAGAAGATTAATTCAAAGTAGGAATGTGTTGTGATCAAACCATCATCATATACACATATTAACTCACATTTTTCAATTCTTAATTGTACTactcttttgttttcttttatgTTTTAAAACAAGTCTTCAATGTCTATGCACTTCCCTAGAAACTTCACTCTATCCCATATCATATAATTAATTCAAATTTATGTGTCATCTTTTTCTAAATCAAGATGACTTTTGTTTTTCTATATCTTCAATAATGTGGTCCTAATGTACTAGAACTTACCTATTTAGGAATAGAAAATTTCATCCAAAATTTAAAACACTTTTAAGTCTTTTCACTACAACTACTTTACTTCAAATGATACATACAAATAGTACAAAAGCTAAAAAGAAAATGTACCAATAACTATAATCAAAATGTGAAGAAGTTGGTCAATATTAAGTTGCAAACTTTGATTTGTCATATAAATCATTTATCCCATACTTATGATGTTTGTTGTATGAGGAAGCTGTGTTTGTTGACCTCATAGAGTCATAGTACTAAAATCATCAAAATTTATAGCTATTGTTTGAAATTTTTCTCTAAAAAACAAGGTGATATGAAAAGTAGTAATCTAGAAAACATACTAAAATGGTGTAATTATCAAACACAAACGTATATATATCCTAAAGTTTTAATGCCAAATCTTTTGCAGGAATTTGATGTCTAGAAAACAAAGGAAAAATGATGTGACAACATTAATGGAGGGGTTGATGTTGCATATGACTAGCCAGTCAAGTCTTTGGTACTAATTTCCTTTTATGTTAAATTAACTAGAAGGGTAAAAAAAATATGACATTTACCTCCATTTTGAATGAGAAAGGGGAATGGTTTTTATTTATTTGTTCTTTTCTTCTATAAATGCTCTTAGGAAATAAGAATTTTTCACACTATCTTATATCATGTTTATAATATGTGGTTGAACCCACGATTGAAATAAAGGAAAATTGAACCCTTCATATGTCTTTTGAGCCAATTATGTGAGCGAGTTGATGAATATAAATTGATTtatattttgaaatatttataTTTACATGTAAAAATTGAATGAATAATAAATTTAAAGTTAAAAGTTAATTGTAGAGACAAAAACTTCATGTTCTCATTTTGAGTTAACATTATTTTTGCAGATATattaattttaacaaaaaaataatCGAATGTATTGAAAGGGAGAATAAAGTTTGCAATGAGTTAACGAGTTAACTCACGCATTAAGAAGTTTGTTGGATAAAGATTGTAAATTAAATGAATCAAGACTAAAATCGTGTTAGAATCAATGCGCATGAATACTCAAGATAATTCAGCCTATATTAAAATCTGCATAAAACAGATGAAAAATCAAATATGTAGGGAAGATGAAAATCTGAAATTTACACTGAAGGGGataaattaatgttatatatttTTCTGAATCCAAAATGTCCAATTTATAGGACAAGTAGTGTTATTTCACAAGGTTGCAACATTTCACACTAAGTGTTGTGACTTTTCACCTTTTACCAACTATTGCAACACGTTGTCATTTCCAAATTCAAAAAATAACAAACTGAAGCAACAACTACAAAAAATTGGAACAACGACCACAACCATGTGTAGCAGTTTGCCTCCACGAGCCGACCAAAGACGGGTCGTCGAAGTGTCGCCGTATAAAGCCTCAAGTGGCCTGATTGCTTAAATGTGTTGTGCCTAAGTGCTCAATCCCGCCTACAAGCTACCACAAACGCCTATACGCCCACGCCAACGCCCTCGGTATCAGTGTCGGTGCCAGAGTCGAAGTCGGGGTCGTCAGTGGCAACACCAACGAGGTTGTGTGTGTGAAGGTGACAAGTGTTGGTGCCAAAGACGCGATGCCCATTTGTTCAACCTGATCCACCAAGCCCAAGGTATAATCACCTTCACAAAGGGTTTTCAGGAACACAATATCTAATCTCCACTCCCATTATGGTTATCTAAATCCCTAAATCGACTTAGGCGTTAGAGTGTTAACCATACAGGTACCCTCTCCCTCTGAACCACTATATCAGATATTAGCAACGTCGATTCAATATCGACACCGATCAATGATGTTTATTCAGATCAACGCTTCCAATTCAAGAAGTATTGTGATCGTAACCTTCTATCCACAGTATCACATCGCGAAATCACCTACAGAGCTTCATTCCATTGTAGCCTCCGTGATTTCCTCCATTTATGGTTTCGCAACAGAACATGATCAAAGGAAGTAATTAGAGGGATTAAGATAAATGACTTGCATTCTCTTGAATCTGAAAGTGTTACAAGTTCAACTGCTACAACATCTACAGAATCCTTGTCAAAGATTGAGTTATGGAATATGAGACTTGGAAATGTCAGCGAAAAAGGCTTAATTGAATTAGGAAAGTAAAAACTGCTATGTGGTGATAAGGTTTAGAAAATGGGATTTTTTTTAATCTTATGCGTTTTGAAAACTTGTAGGAAAAAAGTTCAACAAATGAAAACACATCACAAAAGGTTCTCTTGACTATGCTCATGCTGATCTTTGGGGATCCTCAAGGAATCCATTACACTCTGGTCTAAGGTATTTCCTTCGCATAGTTGATGAATACTATATAAAGCTATGGATTTATATTTAGAAAACTAAATACAAAGCTTTTGACAATTTTAACATTTGGAAGACTCTTGTTGAAAATCAAACTAGTAGGAAGGTTAAGTGGTTCATGACTGATTATGGCCTTGAATTTTTCTGAGATGTTTTCAATAGTTATTGCACCATGAATGGCATAGAAAGACACAATAAAACTGTAAGaactcctcaacaaaatggtcTTTCTAAAAGATTCAACATGAAAATTTTGGAAAGAGTGAGATGCATGATCTTGAGTGGTGGTTTGAATAAGGTTTTTTGGGTTGAGGTTGTTATGACTGCATCATACTTAATAAATAGGCGTCCTTCAACTGCCTTAGGTATGAATATACCTGAAGAAGTTTGGTAAGGGTATCCTCCAAACTTGGAAATACTTAAGGTTTTTGGTTTGAATAAGGTTTTTTGGGTTGAGGTTGTTATGACTGCAGCATAGCTAATAAATAGGCGTCCTTCAACCGACTTTGGTATGAAGACACCTGAAGAAGTTTGGTAAGGGAACCCTCCAAACTTGGAAATAATTAAGGTTTTTGGTTTTGTTGCATATGCTCACATTAGGAAAGACAAGTTGGAATCAAAGGTTGTAAGATGTATGCCCCTTGTGTTAAACATGTGACCTAATCATCTCCCCAAGAAATTTATAGTGGTTTGGTCTAATAAAGTGACCTAATCATCTCCCCAAGAAGTTATATTGAGAGTATCCAATATTGCTTGAGAGCTTTTAGAAGATTAAGCCCACGAAGCCCCTTATTCAAAGAAATGAAGTTTTAGactaacttccaaccaaacaacGAATTGAGGCTTGAAGTAGTTAGTCTCCACACCAAACAAAGAACAAAAAAATGAGAAGTTAGTCTCTAAGTTAATGAGATATTTTACACAGGCTGATCTCGAACCAAGATGGAGTTTTAAGCTGGATATTCTCCAAACCAAACCGAGGTTTTATACAGGCTGACCACGAACCAAACCAAAAGTTATACCAGGATGATATCGAACCTATTAAGCTTTTAACTAGGTTGAACTAAAAAACCGAGTGAAATTTTACACTAAGATGATTTCAAACCAATAGAGCTTTTAAACGAGTTGGGGTTAAGAATCATTGTGAAgatttttcactatttttcttcaCAAACCCAAAAGAGAGTTTTTCTTCAATGGCGAAGCTCACAAACCAAACAAAGACTTATATTAATCCCTCAAAATCAAACAAAGAGCTCTTACAATGGTTTATCTTCCAACCACAATAATCTCTTCCCAAGAACGATTAATTTACTCGAGAAAAAAAGATCTTGATAAATTTACAATTAAGCCCTCACCCATAAAAAAAATTCTCACTAAACTCAATAACGCTCTCAAAGAATAAATGATTCTGAGAGAGATGAAAAGTGAGTTTTTTTCCACGTTTTCGTGATTATTTGAAATGATATATAAGCTCTCTATTTATAGTCCATGAAATGGTGTAAATTTGGAAATAATCCATGAGACAATTAAATGACTTTATCAATTAGTTAATCGATTAAGTAATGGAAATAACTGATTATTGTTGCCCAAATTGAAATTTTTTGATAGAGAGTTATTAATAACCATTAAGATACTGTCATAATTCGTTATGGAATCGATTATGCATCATCTAATAAATTAGACTATGACTTTAATCAATTACACAACTTAAAAACATTTTAATTAAGTAGACAATCTCCTAATCAATTGGCTAGGCTCCAAAATTATTtttggttgttttaattaaaaaatGAGAGGCTTCTCAATGTTTTAAGTGTGTGTAAGATTCAACCATACTACTTCCAAAAACGTCCTTGTGTCTTTACAATACACATATCACTTAGACAGACACGATCAGACGAGCTttcacaccttctctctttcACACTCTTAAGTTTAATGTCTTGCATTATATTTGACTTTAGCATCACACGAGAACCTTGAGTTTTCTTGATGAGAATTGAGATATTTCTATATTAGTTTCCATCATCTGAGAT from Lathyrus oleraceus cultivar Zhongwan6 chromosome 7, CAAS_Psat_ZW6_1.0, whole genome shotgun sequence encodes the following:
- the LOC127100881 gene encoding probable N-acetyltransferase HLS1, with protein sequence MSLKIAAENWPKSSSKKVEESSIVIKEYDEVKHKAAVENLERLCEVGQRGKPSLVTDLLGDPICRIRHFQLHVMLVAEFGEEEEVVGVIRGCVKTVTRGNLAYVKLAYVLGLRVSPKHRRFGIGTKLVEHLEEWCKQKEAKYAYMATDCTNEPSINLFTKKCGYSKFRTLTMLVQPVHAHYKPINTNISVLRLPPRLSGPIYNHIFTNSEFFPKDIDLILSNRLNLGTFMAIPRKYLNKCDLKKGIFPPSYAILSVWNTKEVFKLQVKGVSPFVHACCVGTRVLDKCMPWLRLPSFPNVFRPFGVYVMYGLHMEGKYGKQLMKSLCGFVHNMARDDGDCGTIVAEVSHRDPVKEAVPHWRKFSWAEDMWCIKNLEDMKKECGPFDWFDYKSFSDVIFVDPRDF